The Actinosynnema mirum DSM 43827 genomic interval GACAGCGTCGCGAACAGCCGGTCCCGCAGAACCCGGAACTCCAGCTGGTCGAACAGCCGGTGCACGGCGTCCCGGTCCCACGCCTTCGCCGCCAGGTCCTCGGGCCCGAGCGGCAGCTCGACGTCACGCACCAGCTCGGTGAGCTGCCGGTTCAGCAGGATGTTGGCCAGGTTCGCGCGCAGCGACTCGCCGACCTTGCCCTTGACCTGGTCGACCCCCTCGACCAGCCCGCTCAGGTCGCCGAACTGGCCGAGCAGCTTCACGATCGTCTTCGGCCCGACGCCGGGCGTGTTGGGCAGGTTGTCCGAGGAGTCGCCCCGGATCGCCGCGTAGTCGGCGTACAGCGACGGCGGCACGCCCTGCTTCTCCAGCACCAGCTCCGGCGTGTACCTGGCCAGCTCGGAGACGCCCTTCACCGGGTACAGCACGGTGATGTCGTCGTTGACCAGCTGCAGGGCGTCGCGGTCGCCGGTGCAGATGAGGACCTTCTGGCCGAGCGCCGTGGCCTGGGTGGCGAGGGTGGCGATGAGGTCGTCGGCCTCGAAGTTCTCCTTGGACAGGAACGGGATCGCGAGCGCGGTCAGCACGTCCTGGATGAGGCTGACCTGGCTGCGGAACTCGTCCGGGGTCTCGCTGCGGCCCGCCTTGTACTCGGGGTACGCCTCGGTGCGGAAGGTGCGGCGGGAGACGTCGAACGCGACGGCGATGTGCGTCGGCTTCTCGTCGCGCAGCAGGTTGATGAGCATGGACGTGAAGCCGTAGACCGCGTTGGTCGTCTGGCCGGTGGCGGTCTGGAAGTTCTCCGCTGGCAGCGCGAAGAACGCCCGGTAGGCCATGGAGTGACCGTCGACCAGGAGCAGGCGGGAGGCTTCTGAGGTGCTCACGCGGGCGAGTCTAGGGTGAGGGTCCGACAGCCGAACCGAGTGGAGCCGCCCGAGATGACGACCCCCGACCAGCTCCCCGGCCTGAACCAGGCGTTCGCCGACGAGCAGCTCATGACCCGGATGGGCATCGAGATCACCCGGTGGGACGGGGACGAGATGGTCGGCACGATGCCCGTCAAGGGCAACCGCCAGCCGTACGGGCTGCTGCACGGTGGCGCGAACGCGGTGCTCGCGGAGACGCTGGGCTCGATCGCGGCGGCGACCCACGCGGCCCCCGACCGGGTGGCGGTCGGGCTGGAGCTGTCCTGCACGCACCACCGGTCCGCGCGCGAGGGCCTGGTGACGGGCGTGTGCAAGCCGGTGCACCGGGGCCGCAGCACGGCGACCTACGAGATCGTGGTCAGCGACGAGGACGGCAAGCGGCTGTGCACGGCGCGGCTGACCTGCTTCCTCAAGGAGGTCTGACCCGGTGCGGGCCGCGCTGCCGCTGTTAGTCGCACTGCTGGCGGGGTGCGCGAGCGCGCCGGAACCGCCACCGCCCGCCTACCGGGTCCCGGTGGAGGCCCCGCGCCCGGACGAGGTGGTGCTGGACGTGCCGACCACCTCGGACGGTGACACCGCTTTCACCCTGCTGGGGTTGACCACCGGGTTGGACGTGGTCATCGGCAGCCACGCGGAGTGGCGGGCCAGGGGCCGGTTCGCGCGGGTGCGGATGATCGTGGTGAACACCGGCCGCAGCAGCGTCCTGTTCGACGCGCGCAGGCACGTGCTGGTGGACGAGCGGGGCGGCGAGCACCCGCAGGACGCCCAGGCGATGACGATCAAGCGGCAGCCGGAGCGGGTCGACCTCGGCGCGGGCGTGCGGTTGGAGTACGACGCGTACTTCGACGTGCCCGAGGGCGCCAGGCCGGTGGCGCTGCGCGCGTTCGGCGGGCCGACGCTGACCGACCTGCGGGACCTGGAGGGCGCCGAGATCCGGTTCGGGTGAACCCCGGACAACAGGACGAGGGCCCGACCACCGCGCGCGCCGCGGGTGGTCGGGCCCTCGTCCGGACCTCGCCCTGTCTCAGTGGCCGCCGAGGTAGGCGGCGCGGACCTGCGGGTCGTCGAGCAGGTCCTTGCCCGGCGCGCTCTTGACCACGCGACCGGTCTCCAGCACGTAGGCGCGGTGCGAGATCTTCAGCGCCTGCTGGGCGTTCTGCTCGACCAGGAGCACGGTCGTGCCGTCGGCGTTGATCTCCTGGATGATCTTGAAGATCTCCGCGATCAGCATCGGAGCCAGACCCATGGACGGCTCGTCCAGCAGCAGCACCCTGGGGTTCGTCATCAGCGCCCGGCCGATGGCGATCATCTGCTGCTCGCCGCCGGACATGGTGCCCGCGAACTGGGTCTTGCGCTCGGCGAGCCGGGGGAACCGGCCGTACACCTTCTCCAGGTCGGCGGAGAACTCGCCCTTCCTGGTGTAGGCGCCCATCAGGAGGTTCTCCTGCACCGTCATGCCGGGGAACACGCCCCGGCCCTCGGGCGACTGGCCGATGCCCAGGCGCACCCTGCGGTGGCCCTGCATCTTGGAGATGTCCTCACCCTCGAACAGCACCTTGCCGCTGGTCAGCGGGCGCAGTCCGGAGATGGTCTTGAGCGTGGTCGTCTTGCCCGCGCCGTTGGCGCCGATCAGCGAGACGATCTCGCCCTCGTTGACGTCGAGGGTGATGCCCTTGAGCGCCGCGATCTTGCCGTAGTGGACGTTGATGTCCTGGACCTCAAGAAGCATCTTCGGACACCCCCAGGTACGCCTCGATCACCTTAGGGTTGTTCTGCACCTCTTGCGGCAGTCCTTCCGCGATCAGCTGGCCGAAGTCCAGCACCGCGACGCGGTCGCTGACCTCCATCACCAGGCTCATGTCGTGCTCGATCAGCAGGACGGTGCGGCCGTCGTCGCGGATCTTGCGGATCAGCTCCTGGAGCGACTTCTTCTCCGCCGGGTTCATGCCCGCGGCGGGCTCGTCGAGCAGCAGCAGCTTCGGGTCGGTCGCGAGCGCGCGGGCGATCTCCAGCCTGCGCTGGTCGCCGTAGGGCAGGTTCTTCGCCGTCTCCGTGGACCGCGCGGAGATGCCCACGAAGTCGAGCAGCTCCCGCGCCAGCTCGCGTCCGCGCTTCTCCTCCTGGCGGTGCCACGGGAGGTTGAAGGTCGCGCCGATCGCACCGGTCTTGTGGTGCGCGTCCGCGCCCACCATCACGTTCTCCAGCGCCGACATGTTGTGGAACAGCCGGATGTTCTGGAACGTGCGGGCCACGCCCTGCTTGGTGATCTTGAAGCGCTTGGTGCCGTTGAGCTTCTCGCCGTTGAACAGCACCTGCCCCTCGGTGGGCTGGTAGACGCCGGTGACGACGTTGAACACCGTGGTCTTGCCCGCGCCGTTGGGACCGATGAGCGCGAAGATCTCGCCCTCGTTGATCTGGAAGTCCGCTCCGCGCAGCGCGACGACGCCGCCGAAGCGCATCACCACGTTGTCGAGCTTGAGGACAGGGGTGCTCACTTGACCGCCTCCGTGGACGCGTCGGTGTCCGGCCCGGCGACTTCGGCGCCGAGCGCGCCCATGCCACCGGTCCCCTCGTGCAGTTCGGCTTTCCTGCGCCGCGACGGGAGCAGGCCCTCGGGGCGCAGACCCATCATCAGCACGAGCACGCCGCCGAACAGCAGGATGCGGTACTCGGACGGGTCACGGCCGAGCAGGTCCTCCAGCCAGTTGACCTCGCGGAACCGCTCGGGCAGCCAGGCGATGACGAACGCGCCGAGCATGACGCCGGGCAGGTTGCCCGAGCCGCCCAGCACGACCGCGGCCAGGATCGTCGCGGACAGGATGAACGGGAAGGTGTTCGGCTCGATGAACACCGCCTTGCCCGCGTGCAGACCGCCCGCGAGACCACCGATCATCGCGCCGATGGCGAAGGCCAGCAGCTTGAACTTGAACGTCGGCACGCCCATCAGCTCGGCGGCGTCCTCGTCCTCGCGGATCGCGGCCCAGGCGCGGCCGACGCGGCTCTTCTGCAGCCGCACCGAGAAGACGATGACGACGGCGATCGCCGCGACCATCAGGTAGTAGTACGGCGCGGGGTCGAGCCGGAACTCCAGGCCGAGCATGTCCGGCGGGTGCGGGATGTTCGTGATGCCGCGCGCGCCGCCGATCTCGTCGGTGTTGTTCGCGGTGATCCGGACGATCTCGCCGAAGCCGAGGGTGACGATGGCCAGGTAGTCGCCGCGCAGGCGCAGCGTCGGGGCGCCGAGGACGACGCCGGAGACGGCGGCCAGGCCGATGCCGATCACGATGGTGGCCCAGTAGTTCCAGCCGTACTGGGTGCCGAAGTAGGCCACCGAGTAGCCGCCCATCGCGAAGAACGCGACGAAGCCGAGGTCGAGCAGGCCCGCTTGGCCCACCACGATGTTCAGGCCGACGGCCAGCAGGATGTACACGCCGACCGGGTAGATCAGCACGGTCGTCCAGTCCGCGCCGGGCGACATGAACGAGCCGATCCACGGCGCGGGCAGGATCAGGGCGAAGCCGATCGCGGCGAGGTAGACCAGGTAGCGCTGCCAGGTCTTGGCGTGCTCCCACCAGTCCCTCAGGCCGTCGAACAGCGCGCCGACGCGCCTCAACGGGTTCGAGTTGCCAGACACAGCGTTGCCTTTCATGCGCGGGCCTTCTGGAGGGATTCGCCGAGGATGCCCGTCGGGCGGAACATCAGGACGATCACCAGGACGGTGAACGCGATGACGTCCTTCCACTCGGAGCCGAGGAAGATGGCGCCCCAGTTCTCGATGAGGCCGAGCGTGATGCCGCCGAGCAGCGCACCGCGCAGGTTGCCGATGCCGCCGAGGACCGCGGCGGTGAACGCCTTGATGCCCAGCACGAAGCCGACGTTGTAGACGGTGTTCTCGTACTCCATCAGGTACAGCGCGCCCGCGACACCGGCCATGGTGCCGCCGAGCAGGAACGTGATGCGCACGATGGTGTCGATGTTGACGCCCATCAGCACGGCGGCCTCGGGGTCCTGGGCGGTCGCCCGGATGCCGCGGCCGATCTTGGTCTGGTTCACCAGGCGGTCGAGCGCGACCATCATGACGACGGCGGCGACGATCACGATGACGTGGTCGGTGCGCACGTCGGCGTTGCCGATGGTGAAGAGGGTCTCGCGGTCCACGACGCGGGCCGCGGACTGCTGGTTGCGCCCCGGCTTGCCGGTCAGCCACGGGATGACGACGAGCGCGAACAGCTCCTGCAGGAACAGCGAGGCGCCGATCGCGGAGATGAGCGCGGTGAGGCGGGTGGCGCCCTTGCGGCGCAGCGGCCGGTAGGCCACGAACTCCAGGAGCACCGCGGCGCCGCCGGAGACGGCTCCGGACACCAGGATGAGCAGCACCATCACGCCGATGAGGGCGACGCCGGTCAGCGGGGTGGCGGGCGCGATCGCCGTGATCGTCACGAGCGACGCCATGGTGCCGATCATGAAGATCTCGGAGTGCGCGAAGTTGATCAGGCGGAGGACGCCGTAGACCATCGTGTAGCCCAGGGCGACGAGCGCGTAGATGGAGCCGATAACCAGTCCACCCACCGTGCTGGGTAGGAACTGGTTGGTCAAATCTTCAAGCATGACTGGTCTGCCTCACGAGACGGGGCGGGGAGGGAAAACGTCGCAGTGCACGAGGGGAGCGGCGCCGTCGCGGTGCGACGGCTGCCCGCTCCCCAGCGCTTCCTTGCCTGTGACCGTCCGGGAGATCAGCCCTCGAGCTTGGCCTCGTCGGCCGCGCCCAGCAGCTTCAGCACGCCACCCTTGACCTGGTAGATGAAGATGGCGTTGTTCTCGGGCTCGCCGTTCGCCTTGAACTTGATCGGCTTGGAGACGCCCTCGAAGTCCGCGGTCTTCAGGAAGTCGTTGATCTTCTCCGAGGTGGTGTTGCCCGCCTCGATCGCCTTGATGTACGCGGTCGCGGCGTCGTAGCCCTCGGTCGCGTAGATGGCCGGGTCGGCGTTGGTGGCCTTCTTGTAGTTGTCGTAGAAGGACTTCAGCGGACCGGTCACGTCGGCCGACGGGATGTTGCACGGGCAGGCGAGGATCGCGCCCTCGGCGGCCTGGGCGCCCGCGGCGGAGACGAGCTGCGCGTCGAGCGAGCCGTCACCGGAGGCGAACGGCGCGGTGACGTTGCTGTCGCGCAGCTGCTTGAGCAGACGACCGGCCTGCGCGTAGTAGCCGCCGTAGACGATCACGTCGGGGTTGGCCGAGGCGACCTTGGTGACCACGGACGAGTAGTCCGAGGCGTCCTTGGAGAAGCGGTCCTTCTCGACCGCGACGCCCGCGCCCTCGAACGCCTTCGCGACGGCGTCCGCCAGACCGGTGCTGTACTCCTGGTCGTCGGAGAGCACGAACGCCTTCTTCGGGCTCTTCGCCTTCACCAGGAAGTCCGCGATGCCGGGGCCCTGGTCGTCGTCGTTCGCCACGACGCGGTGCCAGAACGACCAGCCGTTGGCGGCCAGGCCGGGGTTGGTGGCGGAGGGGGAGATGCTGGGGATCTTGTTCTGGTCCAGCACACCGCCGATCGCCTTGGACTCGCCGGAGAAGGCCGGGCCGATCAGGGCCGAGATCTTGTCCGAACCGACGGCCTTCGTGATGAGCGAGGTGGCCTGCTCGGGCTTGCCCTGGCTGTCGTACTCGACGAGCTCGATCTTCACCTTGGGGTTCTTGGCGTTGTACTCGTCGAACGCCAGCTTCGCGCCGTTGCGCGGCGGGATCACGATCGCCGAGTTCTCACCGGTGAGGTCACCCATGAACCCGATCTTGACCGTGCTGCCGTCGCCACTGCCCGTGCTGCTGCCGCCGCCGCCGCCCGCGCATGCCGCGAGCACCAGCGAGGACGCCGCTGCGAGCGCCAGCACTCGGCCGAGTCGTGCTCCTGACACCGGAATACCTCCCATGACACCAACCACAACCGTTCCGCCGAGAAGCGGAGGACCCCCGACACATGAGGGCGTGGAGTTAGGGCAGGAACGTAGCTTCAGTTGCGTTCCGTGAACAGGTGGCCTGGCTGCTCTGTGTCCACATCGTGACGGTAGTCACCGAAAAATTCACGCGCGTTAACAACGTCAAGTTCGGATCAAATAGCGAATGGTCACCTCACTCTTGCAGAGGGTAACCGACAATGGACATGCGAGAACCCCGGAGTTACCCGTTCAGGTAACGCCGGGGTCTGCGGAGTGGATCAGTCCGGCAGGCTCAGCCGAAGTTTTCGATGACGGCCTCGGCCACGGCCTTCATGGTGGTGCGGCGGTCCATGGCGGTGCGCTGGACCCAGCGGAAGGCCTCGGGCTCGCTCAGGTTCTGCTTGGTCATCAGCAGGCCCTTGGCGCGCTCGACGACCTTGCGGGTCTCCAGGCGCTCGTTGAGGCCCGCGACCTCCAGCTCCAGCGCCTGGAGCTCGGAGAACCGGCTCATGGCCAGCTCGATCGCGGGCACCAGGTCGCGCTTGGCGAAGGGCTTGACCAGGTAGGCCATGGCGCCCGCGTCGCGGGCCCGCTCGACCAGGTCGCGCTGGCTGAAGGCGGTCAGTATGACGACGGGGGCCACCCGCTCGCCCGCGATGACCGACGCGGCCTCGATGCCGTCGACCTTGGGCATCTTCACGTCGAGGATGACCAGGTCGGGGCGGAGCTCCTTGGCCAGCGTGATCGCCTCGTCGCCGTCGGCGGCCTGACCGGCCACCTCGTAGCCCTCCTCGCGGAGCATCTCGACCAGGTCGAGCCGGATCAGGGCCTCGTCCTCGGCCACGAGCACGCGGCGCGGCGCGGCCTGGGACTGGGCCTCGGCAGCCTGGGTCACCGGGGTCCTCCTGACGCTGTGTGCTGAGGTCCGACGCGGATGCGACGGGCGAAGGG includes:
- a CDS encoding PaaI family thioesterase — its product is MTTPDQLPGLNQAFADEQLMTRMGIEITRWDGDEMVGTMPVKGNRQPYGLLHGGANAVLAETLGSIAAATHAAPDRVAVGLELSCTHHRSAREGLVTGVCKPVHRGRSTATYEIVVSDEDGKRLCTARLTCFLKEV
- a CDS encoding ABC transporter ATP-binding protein; this translates as MLLEVQDINVHYGKIAALKGITLDVNEGEIVSLIGANGAGKTTTLKTISGLRPLTSGKVLFEGEDISKMQGHRRVRLGIGQSPEGRGVFPGMTVQENLLMGAYTRKGEFSADLEKVYGRFPRLAERKTQFAGTMSGGEQQMIAIGRALMTNPRVLLLDEPSMGLAPMLIAEIFKIIQEINADGTTVLLVEQNAQQALKISHRAYVLETGRVVKSAPGKDLLDDPQVRAAYLGGH
- a CDS encoding ABC transporter ATP-binding protein — translated: MRFGGVVALRGADFQINEGEIFALIGPNGAGKTTVFNVVTGVYQPTEGQVLFNGEKLNGTKRFKITKQGVARTFQNIRLFHNMSALENVMVGADAHHKTGAIGATFNLPWHRQEEKRGRELARELLDFVGISARSTETAKNLPYGDQRRLEIARALATDPKLLLLDEPAAGMNPAEKKSLQELIRKIRDDGRTVLLIEHDMSLVMEVSDRVAVLDFGQLIAEGLPQEVQNNPKVIEAYLGVSEDAS
- a CDS encoding branched-chain amino acid ABC transporter permease; the protein is MKGNAVSGNSNPLRRVGALFDGLRDWWEHAKTWQRYLVYLAAIGFALILPAPWIGSFMSPGADWTTVLIYPVGVYILLAVGLNIVVGQAGLLDLGFVAFFAMGGYSVAYFGTQYGWNYWATIVIGIGLAAVSGVVLGAPTLRLRGDYLAIVTLGFGEIVRITANNTDEIGGARGITNIPHPPDMLGLEFRLDPAPYYYLMVAAIAVVIVFSVRLQKSRVGRAWAAIREDEDAAELMGVPTFKFKLLAFAIGAMIGGLAGGLHAGKAVFIEPNTFPFILSATILAAVVLGGSGNLPGVMLGAFVIAWLPERFREVNWLEDLLGRDPSEYRILLFGGVLVLMMGLRPEGLLPSRRRKAELHEGTGGMGALGAEVAGPDTDASTEAVK
- a CDS encoding branched-chain amino acid ABC transporter permease, whose amino-acid sequence is MLEDLTNQFLPSTVGGLVIGSIYALVALGYTMVYGVLRLINFAHSEIFMIGTMASLVTITAIAPATPLTGVALIGVMVLLILVSGAVSGGAAVLLEFVAYRPLRRKGATRLTALISAIGASLFLQELFALVVIPWLTGKPGRNQQSAARVVDRETLFTIGNADVRTDHVIVIVAAVVMMVALDRLVNQTKIGRGIRATAQDPEAAVLMGVNIDTIVRITFLLGGTMAGVAGALYLMEYENTVYNVGFVLGIKAFTAAVLGGIGNLRGALLGGITLGLIENWGAIFLGSEWKDVIAFTVLVIVLMFRPTGILGESLQKARA
- a CDS encoding branched-chain amino acid ABC transporter substrate-binding protein, coding for MSGARLGRVLALAAASSLVLAACAGGGGGSSTGSGDGSTVKIGFMGDLTGENSAIVIPPRNGAKLAFDEYNAKNPKVKIELVEYDSQGKPEQATSLITKAVGSDKISALIGPAFSGESKAIGGVLDQNKIPSISPSATNPGLAANGWSFWHRVVANDDDQGPGIADFLVKAKSPKKAFVLSDDQEYSTGLADAVAKAFEGAGVAVEKDRFSKDASDYSSVVTKVASANPDVIVYGGYYAQAGRLLKQLRDSNVTAPFASGDGSLDAQLVSAAGAQAAEGAILACPCNIPSADVTGPLKSFYDNYKKATNADPAIYATEGYDAATAYIKAIEAGNTTSEKINDFLKTADFEGVSKPIKFKANGEPENNAIFIYQVKGGVLKLLGAADEAKLEG
- a CDS encoding ANTAR domain-containing response regulator, whose amino-acid sequence is MTQAAEAQSQAAPRRVLVAEDEALIRLDLVEMLREEGYEVAGQAADGDEAITLAKELRPDLVILDVKMPKVDGIEAASVIAGERVAPVVILTAFSQRDLVERARDAGAMAYLVKPFAKRDLVPAIELAMSRFSELQALELEVAGLNERLETRKVVERAKGLLMTKQNLSEPEAFRWVQRTAMDRRTTMKAVAEAVIENFG